In Lycium ferocissimum isolate CSIRO_LF1 chromosome 11, AGI_CSIRO_Lferr_CH_V1, whole genome shotgun sequence, a single genomic region encodes these proteins:
- the LOC132036621 gene encoding zeatin O-glucosyltransferase-like — translation MAANSNIDVAVVMVPFPEYGHQSPFLHLSRLISSYNIPVHYVSIGARNHELKLRQQNDQLPNIQFHDLIIPEKNSCANEEDYLSYFESLNLLGGPICEICRALLISSSCRRVVVIHDSIMLSVVEGMISIANVETYIFHVISAFTVCSLFKQVSNDDDDDDELFLPLQSHMPSMESCYKKEMSEFVKMLRHWTFKSGDIFNTCRDIEGIYLDALAKRSDKPIWGLGPSINHVNIVYNHNHTHDDDSSSPDKILSHKCIEWLDKQPKNSVIYVSFGTVTTFSPEQINELALGLERSEQNFVWVLREKDKKGNDMTKDISKMELPEGFEERVAKRGIIAREWVPQLEILAHPSTGGYLFHSGWNSFLESVTMGVPMATWPIHSDNPFNDVLITKVLKVGLVVKEWAHKDELVSSNTIENAVRILMNSPDGEEMRQRVVELSQAIKISMKDGGASKKETESFIVHITR, via the exons ATGGCTGCCAACTCTAATATTGATGTAGCTGTGGTCATGGTGCCCTTTCCTGAATATGGACACCAATCTCCATTTCTCCACCTTTCCCGTCTTATCTCTTCCTATAATATACCAGTTCACTATGTCAGCATTGGTGCACGAAATCATGAACTAAAGCTTCGACAACAAAACGACCAATTGCCCAACATACAATTCCACGACCTTATAATACCTGAAAAAAATAGTTGTGCAAATGAGGAAGATTATTTGTCCTACTTTGAATCCTTGAACCTACTTGGTGGGCCCATCTGCGAAATTTGTCGTGCACTTTTAATTAGCAGTAGTTGTAGAAGAGTGGTGGTCATCCATGACTCCATAATGCTATCAGTTGTTGAAGGCATGATTTCAATAGCTAATGTGGAGACATACATTTTCCACGTCATCTCGGCTTTCACTGTTTGTTCATTGTTCAAGCAAGTTAGTAACGATGATGACGACGATGACGAGTTGTTCTTACCTTTGCAATCCCACATGCCGTCCATGGAGAGCTGCTACAAGAAGGAGATGTCGGAATTTGTAAAAATGCTACGTCATTGGACCTTTAAATCTGGAGATATCTTCAATACATGCAGAGATATAGAAG GTATCTATCTCGACGCACTCGCTAAACGAAGCGACAAGCCAATCTGGGGTCTTGGTCCATCAATTAATCATGTCAATATTGTCTACAACCACAACCACACCCACGACGATGATTCTTCCTCGCCTGATAAAATATTAAGCCACAAATGCATTGAGTGGCTTGATAAACAACCCAAAAACTCCGTCATCTACGTTTCATTCGGAACAGTAACCACCTTCTCACCTGAACAAATCAACGAGCTTGCCCTTGGTCTTGAACGGTCCGAGCAGAATTTCGTTTGGGTTCTaagagaaaaagataaaaaagggAATGACATGACAAAAGACATTTCGAAAATGGAGCTGCCAGAAGGGTTTGAAGAAAGAGTAGCAAAAAGAGGAATAATCGCGAGAGAATGGGTCCCACAATTAGAAATTCTAGCACACCCTTCCACAGGTGGTTACTTGTTTCATTCAGGATGGAATTCTTTCTTGGAGAGCGTTACCATGGGAGTGCCTATGGCAACTTGGCCTATCCATTCAGATAATCCCTTTAATGATGTGCTTATAACAAAGGTTTTGAAAGTTGGTCTAGTTGTGAAGGAGTGGGCACACAAAGATGAATTGGTGAGTTCAAATACAATTGAAAATGCTGTGAGAATTTTGATGAATTCCCCTGACGGGGAAGAGATGAGGCAAAGGGTGGTCGAGTTGAGCCAAGCTATCAAGATTTCCATGAAAGATGGTGGTGCCTCGAAGAAGGAAACGGAATCTTTCATCGTTCACATCACCAGATAA